The Syngnathus scovelli strain Florida chromosome 13, RoL_Ssco_1.2, whole genome shotgun sequence genome has a window encoding:
- the LOC125979617 gene encoding alpha-synuclein: protein MDALMKGLNKAKEGVQVAATKTKQGVSGAAEMTKDGVLYVGTKTVDGVTSVAGKTVEGVSQVGGAMMTGMSNVAQKTVGGAGNIVTATGLVKKDPAKPDNDKMAAQDAAESPVDTDTTDATEDDTD, encoded by the exons ATGGATGCGTTGATGAAAGGATTGAACAAAGCCAAGGAAGGAGTGCAGGTGGCGGCGACGAAGACCAAGCAGGGAGTAAGTGGCGCGGCTGAGATGACCAAAGATGGGGTCCTGTACGTCG GCACCAAAACAGTGGATGGAGTCACATCAG TCGCAGGTAAAACTGTGGAGGGGGTGAGTCAGGTGGGCGGAGCAATGATGACCGGGATGAGCAACGTGGCCCAGAAAACGGTGGGGGGGGCAGGCAACATCGTCACCGCCACTGGATTGGTCAAGAAGGATCCTGCCAAACCG GACAATGACAAGATGGCCGCGCAAGATGCAGCCGAGTCACCGGTGGATACCGACACCACTGACGCCACAGAG GATGACACGGACTGA